The nucleotide sequence TTCGCCGGCATTGTACTCCGCCGGGTGGCTCAGCCCCAGCGCATGGCCGATTTCATGGGTGAAGGTATGGCGGCCATACTCATCGGTATCCGGGTTGCGAACGCTGGACTGGTTGTAGTTGAACCAGGCGCTGCCGGACAACGGATGCGTGCCCGGATAAGCAGCGTAGGCCTGGGTCGTGTTTTCAATACTGCCATCCGCATTACGGGTGTAGTTGGCAAACGTGATGTTGGCCTTTTGATTGGGGCTGACTTCGGTAAACGTCAGGTTCGCCGCATCCGCCCAGGACTGCAATGACAGTTTCACCTGCTGAATCTGTACCGGCGTAAATTTTACCGGGCCGGTATGGCCGTTAGGCGTCGAGCTAAACGTGTTCAGGAACGAATAAGTCAGATTCGCCGCTTTGCCGTATACATTATCGCCATTCCAGGTGGTATGCGGCCGGGTCAATCCCTCCTCCACCGCTTTGTCGGTAGAATAAGACGGTTTGCCATTTATCGTTACACCGTCGCCGCGCTGGTGGTAATACCAAAAGTCATACACATCAGCATAGCCGGTATAACTGCCAGCCTTGGCGGCAGCAGAGGTATTTAACGATACATTCTCGTTTTGTTGCATATTACTTCTTCCATAAAGTCTGACGCATTACTGTCAGAATGCCTTATTTCGCCATTAAATCTTCGTCAATGACCATGCCAACGAGATTTAATGACACACCAATCTTTCACAGCATGCCGTGAAAGAAATATCGAGGAAACTGCATGCGTTAATGCAAAAAATTACTATTAATTCACTTTATTGCCGGATGCCGTTTTACCCCTGTTTTTATTTGTGCCATCGGCAGATTGAAACCAGGCGGCCAGTTGCATCATATCCTGCTCATTCAGCGTACCGCCGGTATAGCGCAAATTCAGCCAGGCCTGTAACCAGCGATATTTGACTTCCGTCAGCTCGCGGCGGGCGTTGTACCACTCCTGTTCCGCCATCAGCACGTCCAGATTGATACGTTCACCGCCGGCGACGCTTTGCCGCGTAGCGCGGATCGCTTCCTCAGCGGCGGTCACGCTCATCTGCCAGGCACGGATTTTGGCGGCTCCGTTGGCGCACAGATTGAACTGACGACGCAATTCCGCAAAGGTTTGCCGGGTCTGGTTATCCAGTTCCGCCTGGCTTTGCTGGTATTCCGCCGTGGCCTGACGCATTGATGCCGAGACGGCGCCGCCGGAATACAACGGCACGCGCACCTGTAGGCCAACGGTCTGGGTATCGTATTTCTGGTTGTAGTTGTATTCAGACTCCGACAGGCTATTGCGGGTGGACGCCACCAAATCCAAGGTCGGCAGGTGACCGGCGCGATTACGCTCAATTTCGTAGCGGCTGTAATCGACGTTTTCACGCTGCACCGCCAGCTTGGCGTTATGCCGCACCGCCAGTTCGCGCCATTGCGACAGCGAACGATTTTCGGTGACGTTATCCGGCAGCGTGTCCAGCGCCAGCGGCGACAGGTCCTGAATTTGCAGCGGCAAACCCATCATATTTTCCAGATCGGTCATGGCGGCATCCAGTGTATCTTCCTGTTCGATACGTTGTGCCTCAGTGACGGTGTAACGCGCCTCCGTTTCCCGCAGGTCGGTTTGCGTGCCTTCCCCGGCCGCCAATAAGCGACGGTTCAGCGCCAGTTGCTCCTGATAGGCCCGTCGCTGCGCATCCAGCAGCAGCAGTTTTTCCTGCGCCAGCAAGGCTTCGCTCCAGGCCTGATACAAACGCACCATCAGGTCCTGACTGCGATCGCGAAATCGCTGATCGGCCATCAGTTTACGGGTAATACCCTGCTGGTAACGCGCCCAGGCGGCATAGTCCAGCAGCGGCTGGCGCAGCGTCAACG is from Dickeya dianthicola NCPPB 453 and encodes:
- a CDS encoding TolC family outer membrane protein, which codes for MRRKAVLLMVVGVLEVLSLSGGSAQAVGLLDAWELALRNDAQLQAAGFERDAGQEEVAIGRAGLLPSLQYNYGVNYSHSKVTQQDRALNNTTKRDYDNYVSTLTLRQPLLDYAAWARYQQGITRKLMADQRFRDRSQDLMVRLYQAWSEALLAQEKLLLLDAQRRAYQEQLALNRRLLAAGEGTQTDLRETEARYTVTEAQRIEQEDTLDAAMTDLENMMGLPLQIQDLSPLALDTLPDNVTENRSLSQWRELAVRHNAKLAVQRENVDYSRYEIERNRAGHLPTLDLVASTRNSLSESEYNYNQKYDTQTVGLQVRVPLYSGGAVSASMRQATAEYQQSQAELDNQTRQTFAELRRQFNLCANGAAKIRAWQMSVTAAEEAIRATRQSVAGGERINLDVLMAEQEWYNARRELTEVKYRWLQAWLNLRYTGGTLNEQDMMQLAAWFQSADGTNKNRGKTASGNKVN